In one Myxocyprinus asiaticus isolate MX2 ecotype Aquarium Trade chromosome 1, UBuf_Myxa_2, whole genome shotgun sequence genomic region, the following are encoded:
- the arl8 gene encoding ADP-ribosylation factor-like 8 isoform X2 yields the protein MGLIFAKLWSFFCNQEHKVIIVGLDNAGKTTILYQFLMNEVVHTSPTIGSNVEEIVVKKTHFLMWDIGGQESLRSSWNTYYSNTEFIILVVDSTDRERLAISKEELYKMLAHEDLRKAAVLIFANKQDMKGCMSAAEISKYLTLSSIKDHPWHIQSCCALTGEGLCQGLEWMTSRAGLR from the exons ATGGGTCTTATTTTCGCCAAACTGTGGAGTTTCTTCTGTAACCAAG AGCACAAGGTGATTATTGTGGGGCTGGACAATGCTGGGAAGACCACTATACTTTATCAATT TTTAATGAATGAGGTGGTGCACACTTCTCCTACGATTGGCAGTAATGTTGAGGAAATAGTGGTAAAGAAAACTCACTTCCTAATGTGGGATATTGGTGGTCAGGAAAGTCTCCGCTCCTCTTGGAACACATACTACTCCAACACTGAG TTCATCATACTGGTAGTGGACAGTACTGACCGAGAGAGACTAGCCATTTCTAAAGAAGAGCTCTACAAAATGCTTGCCCATGAG GACTTGCGCAAAGCTGCAGTGTTGATCTTTGCTAATAAGCAAGACATGAAGGGTTGTATGTCTGCAGCAGAGATTTCCAAATACCTGACCCTCAGCTCCATCAAGGATCATCCCTGGCACATTCAGTCCTGCTGTGCGCTCACTGGAGAAGG GCTGTGTCAGGGTTTAGAGTGGATGACCTCAAGGGCTGGACTCAGATAG
- the arl8 gene encoding ADP-ribosylation factor-like 8 isoform X1 codes for MATGLLHELNRNRGFPLVETIQWFLKDVDSNTEHKVIIVGLDNAGKTTILYQFLMNEVVHTSPTIGSNVEEIVVKKTHFLMWDIGGQESLRSSWNTYYSNTEFIILVVDSTDRERLAISKEELYKMLAHEDLRKAAVLIFANKQDMKGCMSAAEISKYLTLSSIKDHPWHIQSCCALTGEGLCQGLEWMTSRAGLR; via the exons ATGGCCACCGGTCTCCTACATGAATTAAACAGGAACCGAGGATTTCCACTTGTTGAAACGATCCAGTGGTTTCTAAAGGATGTAGATAGTAACACAG AGCACAAGGTGATTATTGTGGGGCTGGACAATGCTGGGAAGACCACTATACTTTATCAATT TTTAATGAATGAGGTGGTGCACACTTCTCCTACGATTGGCAGTAATGTTGAGGAAATAGTGGTAAAGAAAACTCACTTCCTAATGTGGGATATTGGTGGTCAGGAAAGTCTCCGCTCCTCTTGGAACACATACTACTCCAACACTGAG TTCATCATACTGGTAGTGGACAGTACTGACCGAGAGAGACTAGCCATTTCTAAAGAAGAGCTCTACAAAATGCTTGCCCATGAG GACTTGCGCAAAGCTGCAGTGTTGATCTTTGCTAATAAGCAAGACATGAAGGGTTGTATGTCTGCAGCAGAGATTTCCAAATACCTGACCCTCAGCTCCATCAAGGATCATCCCTGGCACATTCAGTCCTGCTGTGCGCTCACTGGAGAAGG GCTGTGTCAGGGTTTAGAGTGGATGACCTCAAGGGCTGGACTCAGATAG